From Pseudomonas sp. FP2335, the proteins below share one genomic window:
- a CDS encoding ShlB/FhaC/HecB family hemolysin secretion/activation protein, producing MPAQQLLLQQQRERAQREQLEPSPDVRLEAPQDSTGTLRLPRNETPCFKIDRVVLTGEQSEDFQWALRAANPSDDPVLGQCIGSAGINLTMKRIQNAIIAKGFITTRVLAQAQDLNQGTLALVLVPGRIKHIRFAPGTSSRANYWNAMPASPGDVLNLRDIEQALENFKRVPTAEADVQITPAEGADAQPGESDVVIAWKQAIPVRVSLSVDDSGSKQTGKYQGNVALSLDNLASLNDLFYISFNHDLGGGQSGDRGSKGHTVHYSVPYDYWQLSLTSSEYDYHQTIAGVNQAYAYSGRSRTNEVQLSRVIYRDAVRKTTVSVGGWSRTSSNYVEDTEIESQRRRMAGWQAGINHREFIGASTLDLGVGYRRGTGARDALRAPEEETGEGTSRSQIISANAQLQVPFTLADQRLRYVAGWRGQWNRTPLIPQDRFSIGGRYTVRGFDGEQILSAERGWTFSNDLGLSLANTGQELYLGVDYGEVGGHSTQHLAGRRLAGAVVGLRGGYKQFSYDIYTGKPLEKPKGFQTADVTSGFSANWSF from the coding sequence GTGCCTGCCCAGCAATTGCTCCTGCAGCAACAACGTGAACGTGCCCAGCGCGAGCAGTTGGAGCCGTCCCCCGACGTGCGTCTCGAAGCTCCGCAAGACAGCACCGGCACCCTGCGTCTGCCGCGCAATGAAACGCCGTGCTTCAAGATCGACCGCGTGGTCCTCACCGGCGAGCAATCCGAAGATTTCCAGTGGGCCTTGCGTGCCGCCAACCCGAGCGACGATCCGGTGCTGGGCCAATGTATCGGCTCTGCCGGTATCAACCTGACGATGAAACGCATCCAGAACGCGATCATCGCCAAGGGCTTCATCACCACCCGCGTCCTCGCCCAGGCCCAGGACTTGAACCAGGGCACGCTGGCGTTGGTGCTGGTGCCGGGGCGCATCAAGCACATCCGTTTCGCCCCGGGTACCTCCAGCCGCGCCAACTACTGGAACGCCATGCCCGCGTCGCCTGGCGATGTGCTCAACCTGCGCGACATCGAACAGGCGCTGGAAAACTTCAAGCGCGTGCCCACCGCCGAAGCCGACGTGCAGATCACGCCGGCCGAAGGCGCGGACGCGCAGCCGGGGGAGAGCGATGTGGTGATTGCCTGGAAGCAGGCGATTCCGGTGCGCGTCAGCCTGTCGGTGGACGACTCCGGCAGCAAACAGACCGGCAAGTACCAGGGCAACGTTGCCCTGTCGCTGGATAATCTGGCGAGTCTCAACGACCTGTTCTACATCAGCTTCAACCACGACCTGGGCGGCGGTCAGAGCGGCGATCGCGGCTCGAAGGGCCACACCGTGCACTACTCGGTGCCCTACGACTATTGGCAGTTGAGCCTGACGTCCAGCGAATACGACTACCACCAGACGATCGCCGGGGTGAACCAGGCCTATGCCTACAGTGGCCGCAGCCGGACCAACGAGGTGCAGCTGTCACGGGTGATCTACCGCGACGCAGTGCGCAAGACCACCGTGTCGGTCGGCGGCTGGAGCCGCACCTCCAGCAACTACGTCGAAGACACCGAAATCGAATCGCAACGGCGGCGCATGGCCGGTTGGCAGGCCGGGATCAATCACCGTGAATTCATCGGCGCCAGCACCCTCGACCTTGGCGTGGGTTATCGCCGTGGCACCGGCGCCCGCGATGCACTGCGTGCCCCCGAAGAAGAAACCGGCGAAGGCACCTCGCGCTCGCAGATCATCAGCGCCAACGCGCAATTGCAGGTGCCGTTCACCCTGGCCGATCAACGCCTGCGTTACGTCGCGGGCTGGCGCGGGCAGTGGAACCGCACGCCGCTGATCCCTCAGGACCGCTTTTCGATTGGCGGGCGCTACACCGTGCGCGGTTTTGACGGCGAGCAGATCCTGTCGGCCGAACGCGGCTGGACGTTCAGCAACGACCTGGGCCTGAGCCTGGCCAACACCGGCCAGGAGCTGTACCTGGGCGTGGACTACGGCGAAGTCGGCGGGCATTCCACCCAGCACCTCGCGGGCCGACGCCTGGCTGGTGCGGTGGTGGGCCTGCGCGGCGGCTACAAGCAGTTTTCCTATGACATCTACACCGGCAAACCCCTGGAAAAACCCAAGGGTTTCCAGACCGCCGACGTGACCAGTGGCTTCAGCGCCAACTGGTCGTTTTGA
- a CDS encoding chemotaxis protein CheW translates to MNNKSASAQGLDDPILQWVTFKLDNESYGINVMRVQEVLRYTEIAPVPGAPSYVLGIINLRGNVVTVIDTRQRFGLVPTEVNDNTRIVIIEADKQVVGIMVDSVAEVVYLRQSEVETAPNVGNEESAKFIQGVCNKNGELLILVELDKMMSEEEWSDLENI, encoded by the coding sequence ATGAACAACAAGTCAGCGTCCGCACAAGGTTTGGATGATCCGATCCTGCAATGGGTAACCTTCAAGCTGGACAACGAGTCCTATGGCATCAACGTAATGCGCGTGCAGGAAGTGCTGCGCTACACCGAGATCGCGCCGGTACCGGGTGCGCCGAGCTACGTGCTGGGCATCATCAACCTGCGCGGCAACGTGGTGACGGTGATCGACACCCGCCAGCGTTTTGGCCTGGTGCCGACCGAAGTCAACGACAACACCCGTATCGTCATCATCGAAGCCGACAAGCAAGTGGTCGGGATCATGGTCGACAGCGTGGCCGAAGTGGTTTACCTGCGCCAATCGGAAGTGGAAACCGCGCCGAACGTCGGTAACGAAGAATCTGCCAAGTTCATCCAGGGCGTGTGCAACAAGAACGGCGAACTGCTGATTCTGGTTGAGCTGGACAAGATGATGAGCGAAGAAGAATGGTCGGATCTGGAGAACATCTGA
- a CDS encoding toxin-activating lysine-acyltransferase: MRHDTLEVLAPERADSAIDEAQVLGSAVWLWMHSAAHRDAPLHSLSSLLLPAIKRRQFILISEEGRPVFFLSWLNLSAEAEARYLRAPAVCLPAEDWDSGDRLWVNDWVAPFGHTRRISRLLLRRLWPTKVFRALHHKGEERGLRVLNFQGIAVLDLEAQAWFATHPLPSDAL, from the coding sequence ATGCGCCACGACACCCTGGAGGTGCTCGCCCCCGAGCGCGCCGACAGCGCCATCGACGAAGCCCAGGTGCTGGGCTCGGCGGTGTGGCTGTGGATGCACTCGGCGGCCCATCGCGATGCGCCGTTGCACAGCCTGTCGAGCCTGTTGTTGCCGGCGATCAAGCGGCGTCAGTTCATCTTGATCAGTGAGGAAGGGCGGCCGGTGTTTTTCCTGTCATGGCTCAACCTCAGTGCCGAGGCCGAGGCGCGCTACCTGCGTGCACCCGCGGTGTGCCTGCCGGCAGAAGACTGGGACAGCGGCGATCGGTTGTGGGTCAACGACTGGGTTGCGCCGTTCGGCCATACCCGGCGGATCAGCCGCTTGCTGCTGCGGCGTCTGTGGCCCACGAAGGTGTTCCGCGCGCTGCACCACAAAGGCGAAGAGCGCGGTTTGCGCGTCTTGAACTTCCAGGGTATCGCCGTCCTGGACCTGGAGGCGCAAGCCTGGTTTGCCACTCACCCGTTACCCAGCGACGCGCTCTGA
- a CDS encoding DUF2802 domain-containing protein translates to MFLEAAVIVLALLWVGTLAFLLRYLRQQREVALQQAERDAVRDRRVVELAKRVDHFQQSAVRVGDEVHELRAILAPLPDKLAQIEQRDPSSLSFAQAAKLVGMGATVDELTQSCGLTQAEAQLMSKLHKS, encoded by the coding sequence TTGTTTCTTGAAGCGGCAGTGATCGTCCTGGCCCTGTTGTGGGTCGGGACGTTGGCCTTCCTGCTGCGCTATTTGCGCCAGCAACGGGAAGTGGCCCTGCAACAGGCCGAGCGCGACGCCGTGCGCGACCGGCGTGTGGTCGAGCTGGCCAAGCGTGTCGATCACTTCCAGCAAAGTGCGGTGCGGGTCGGGGACGAGGTGCATGAACTGCGCGCGATCCTCGCACCGTTGCCGGACAAGCTGGCGCAGATCGAGCAGCGTGATCCGTCGAGCCTGTCGTTTGCCCAGGCGGCGAAGCTGGTGGGCATGGGCGCGACGGTGGATGAGCTGACCCAGTCTTGCGGCCTGACCCAGGCCGAGGCGCAGTTGATGAGCAAGTTGCACAAGAGCTGA
- a CDS encoding hemagglutinin repeat-containing protein produces MNKHLFRVVFNRARGLLMVVAENVKSACKAPGTTRAVAQAGPLVATLTPLRFALMLGMGWVALVAPVQAQVVADGSAPAGQRPTIGAAGNGAPVVNITAPSGAGVSRNTYSQFDVDKRGVILNNGATNSQTQLGGWIEGNRALANGSARVILNEVNSNNPSQLRGFVEVGGSKAQVVIANPSGITCEGCGFINADRATLTTGRAQFENGLISGYQVSGGKVTVGGAGMDSTRADYTEIIARTVEVNAGIWSKDLTIKTGTSGQPPADTPAVAIDVAQLGGMYAGKITLVGNGAGVGVRNAGQIGSSAGEVVISSDGRIENRGQISSATDLTATADKGIDNSGTLFAQGNLALTTGADIDNKGIASAQGNARLSATGAIRSHTGSALAAGVDSAGKLGNSGSLTLTSAGTITTKGQNLAAQKLTANAAQVDLSDSQTSAQTVELTSTNGNLDLRRSRVTAGQALTANANQSLLSDAAQVGAAQISVTALDLSNAAGKWVQTGNGGMRVTVTRNLDNTGGTLASGGRLDVSANTLGNRGGLVQSGAQGDLAVTAREHLDNANGKLVTAAQLTLDGGTLDNSSGQITAGGALGINAAQLNNAKGTVAATQNLTVTAGSVLNQGGTLGSVAGDLLLNSTTTALDNTGGRLEATKALTVNAQGLTNSGGVVTAAQLRVDTHGQQLDNSGGTLNASDTLTLDSGALNNDGGIVQAKSSLKVDTHGQLLTNRDSGSTGGILGQRDVTVHAGQLLNDRGFIGSASTLQVYAQQLSNQAGLLRADGHLLLSSASVDNSSTQGANQGIKGQSVAMDADTVSNRSGSIVSDTTLSVTGSGTVDNEQGILSAGSNLTVADRDLAQKRQVINNGAGTLIAGQSLLIDSANYTGSGKVLSLGDLTFRLTQDFINSGLFQANGNVALATAGRLTNVGTLQAGNLLRLDANVIDNGAAGVISARSVQANAATQLDNRGLIDAETTRLGTATLNNLGTGRIYGDQLAIAAGTLNNTLEGASAATIAARNRLDIGAQVLNNREHGLIFSTGNLFIGGALDANDQASGQAQVLNNASATVEALGSLTVNARQINNTNEHFATQQVQVSTQALQEYLLSGSTNRYLPGQISLYNDEVLHLVTPEGYGTRWNRYDYTRTVTQTQIVASDPAQMLAGGNINLIADQVYNDKSRIIAGQALNASVGSVINTELSGQKVTSDSGTLSSYYRIQRKGRDRQGLNVTAYTPAPLIEQISLTPTVFTEYAAINGTGTQVGALVLAKVTDSAAGTGDLAGAGRTYAVSPISQVQALTQQNATGAVEQIRTGGFNPDLPNSSLYQINPNSTAGYLVETDPRFANYGKWLSSDYMLERLNLDPAGTQQRLGDGFYEQKLIREQVAQLTGRRFVDGYASDEAQYRGMIDSAVTLADQWKLIPGVALTAEQMAQLTSDIVWLVSKDVTLASGEVRQVLVPQVYVRVREGDVDGSGALMAGRTLNLDVRGDLVNSGSLAGRDGVTISVQNLDNLGGRIQGNDVSLNASQDLNNIGGLISANSRLALSAGNDINVRSITTDSTSEQGIRTALSRVAGLYVSAPAANLIATAGHDINLQAAQVSNTGVGGKTALVAGNDITLSTLKESYTQANQWDGDNWRKEAGRNEVGSSVQANGDIRLGAGRDVQARGALVNSDAGAVSVSALRDINVEASERFNSADEAHKVKGSNGMFSSKTTTTRDTVAQTTAQGSTFSGEQTVMQAGNNITLTGSNVVSTSGTALVAGNDIKVLAATETLDEKHTKDVKTSGMFSGGAIAVTIGSQQQTNKDSSQQTTAAASSVGSTDGNVLISAGGEYRQVGSNVSAPKGDVSIDASEVNILEARNLAAQQQEQRFKQTGVSLTLTNPIVNAVQTGQRMNKAADRTDDKRMKALAALNTAWAASEAHTQVMADPAAAGGINLSIALGMNKSENKSEQTSNTAAGSTVAAGHDVSIVATGGKRNNDLTVQGSQITAGNDALLKADGNILLAGAQNTIEQHSTNKSVNGSLGIGISFGSEKNGLSFNASASQSRGNADGNDLVWSNTHVTAGNQASLISGKDTTLRGAVVSADKVKADVGGDLNIESLQDTSTFASEQKSMSAGISICIPPVCAGAATASFSSSNTKQKSNFASVIEQSGIRAGDGGFDLNVRGNTGLKGGVISSTDKAIADGKNSLTTGTLTVADIHNTSEASVKTSGVELSSDMLDGKLGTAKALLANSLANGSDSDSAASDTRSAISAGTLVITNAERQRVVAGMSVDQTIANLNRNTEAAHAAVERLDVAEMGRKVEAEQEIKREFYNQVSLLADEAYRKIFLEKARVYEVLKDENGKALLLDGKKVQYRELSDEEKQHLKPGPDGKVHIANNGIFNDADGAAKYAEQHSSADTGPQYLIHFEKANNFTSELMIAAYQKNLENDFWGLSNATVQTKEYMVQFGQSGLHIDGHSRGTMTTGNAMESLVRDQANVGLLGDTSMNFFGAAYGVKKADTLLGILQDRTKITSAEQRDGLILKYQNHDFDPVARTPGVGFNPGTGGNIPDGSNRLWEWLKVFGAENTVHNCYANGGEACRKYWSHSPTGKPEFVKVPQS; encoded by the coding sequence ATGAACAAGCATCTATTTCGAGTTGTCTTCAACCGCGCCCGTGGCCTGCTGATGGTGGTGGCCGAGAACGTCAAGAGTGCCTGCAAGGCCCCCGGCACCACACGCGCCGTGGCCCAGGCCGGCCCGCTGGTGGCGACGCTCACGCCCCTGCGCTTTGCGCTGATGCTGGGCATGGGCTGGGTCGCGCTGGTCGCGCCCGTCCAGGCTCAGGTCGTGGCGGACGGCTCCGCGCCTGCGGGCCAGCGCCCGACTATCGGCGCCGCCGGTAACGGTGCGCCCGTGGTGAACATTACGGCGCCGAGCGGCGCGGGCGTTTCGCGCAACACCTATTCGCAGTTCGATGTGGACAAGCGCGGAGTGATCCTCAACAACGGCGCGACCAACAGCCAGACCCAACTGGGCGGCTGGATCGAAGGCAACCGCGCGCTGGCCAACGGCAGCGCACGGGTGATTCTCAACGAGGTCAATTCGAACAACCCGAGCCAGTTGCGCGGCTTTGTCGAAGTTGGCGGTTCCAAGGCCCAGGTGGTGATTGCCAACCCGTCGGGCATCACCTGTGAAGGCTGCGGTTTTATCAACGCCGACCGCGCCACGCTGACCACTGGGCGCGCGCAGTTCGAGAATGGCTTGATCAGCGGCTATCAAGTCTCGGGCGGCAAGGTCACGGTCGGCGGCGCAGGCATGGACAGTACCCGCGCCGACTACACCGAGATCATCGCGCGCACCGTCGAGGTGAACGCCGGGATCTGGTCGAAAGACCTGACCATCAAGACCGGCACCAGCGGCCAGCCGCCGGCAGACACGCCCGCAGTGGCCATTGACGTGGCGCAGCTGGGCGGCATGTATGCCGGCAAGATCACCCTGGTCGGCAACGGCGCCGGTGTGGGCGTGCGCAACGCCGGGCAGATCGGCTCCAGTGCCGGTGAAGTGGTGATCAGCAGCGACGGGCGTATCGAAAACCGTGGCCAGATCAGCAGCGCCACCGACCTGACGGCCACGGCCGACAAGGGCATCGACAACAGCGGCACGCTGTTCGCCCAGGGCAACCTGGCGCTGACCACTGGCGCCGATATCGACAACAAAGGCATCGCGTCGGCCCAAGGCAATGCACGCCTGAGCGCCACTGGAGCGATTCGCAGCCACACAGGTTCGGCCCTGGCGGCGGGCGTCGACAGTGCCGGCAAGCTGGGCAACAGCGGCTCGCTGACCCTGACCTCGGCGGGCACGATCACGACCAAGGGGCAGAACCTCGCGGCACAAAAACTCACCGCCAACGCCGCCCAGGTCGACCTGAGCGACAGCCAGACCTCGGCCCAGACCGTCGAGCTGACCAGCACCAATGGCAACCTGGACCTGCGCCGCAGCCGCGTCACCGCAGGCCAGGCGCTGACCGCCAACGCCAACCAGAGCTTGCTCAGCGATGCGGCCCAGGTGGGCGCGGCGCAGATCAGCGTCACCGCGCTGGACCTGTCCAACGCCGCCGGCAAATGGGTCCAGACCGGCAACGGCGGCATGCGTGTGACCGTCACGCGCAACCTCGATAACACCGGCGGCACCCTCGCCAGCGGCGGGCGCCTCGACGTGAGTGCCAACACCCTGGGCAACCGTGGAGGCCTGGTGCAGTCCGGTGCGCAGGGCGACCTGGCCGTCACTGCGCGCGAGCACCTGGACAACGCAAACGGCAAGCTGGTGACCGCCGCGCAACTGACCCTCGACGGCGGCACCCTGGATAACAGCAGCGGGCAGATCACCGCAGGCGGCGCGCTGGGTATCAACGCCGCGCAGTTGAACAACGCCAAGGGCACCGTCGCCGCCACGCAAAACCTGACAGTCACCGCCGGTAGCGTATTGAACCAGGGCGGTACGCTTGGTTCGGTGGCCGGCGATTTGCTGCTCAACAGCACTACCACAGCACTCGACAACACCGGCGGCCGCCTCGAGGCGACCAAGGCATTGACCGTCAACGCCCAAGGGTTGACCAACAGCGGTGGCGTGGTCACCGCCGCGCAACTGCGCGTCGACACCCACGGCCAACAGCTGGACAACAGCGGCGGCACCCTCAACGCCAGCGACACCCTGACCCTCGACAGCGGCGCGCTGAACAACGACGGCGGCATCGTGCAGGCCAAGTCGAGCCTCAAGGTGGACACCCACGGCCAGTTGCTGACCAACCGCGATTCGGGCAGCACCGGCGGCATCCTCGGCCAGCGCGACGTCACCGTGCACGCCGGGCAGTTGCTCAACGACCGTGGCTTTATCGGCAGCGCCAGCACCTTGCAGGTATACGCCCAGCAACTGAGTAACCAGGCCGGTCTGTTGCGTGCCGACGGGCATCTGTTGCTGAGCAGCGCCAGCGTGGATAACAGCAGCACCCAGGGCGCCAACCAGGGCATCAAGGGCCAGTCTGTCGCGATGGATGCAGACACTGTCAGCAACCGCAGTGGTTCGATTGTTTCCGACACCACCCTGAGCGTCACCGGCAGCGGTACCGTGGACAACGAACAGGGGATTCTCTCGGCCGGTAGCAACCTGACCGTGGCCGACCGCGACCTCGCGCAAAAACGCCAGGTCATCAACAATGGCGCAGGCACCTTGATTGCCGGCCAATCGCTATTGATCGACAGTGCCAACTACACCGGCAGTGGCAAGGTGTTGAGCCTGGGCGACCTGACGTTCCGCCTGACCCAGGACTTCATCAACAGCGGCCTGTTCCAGGCCAACGGCAATGTGGCACTGGCGACCGCCGGGCGGCTGACCAACGTGGGCACCTTGCAGGCGGGCAACCTGCTGCGCCTCGACGCCAACGTGATCGACAACGGGGCCGCTGGCGTGATCAGCGCACGTAGCGTGCAGGCCAATGCGGCCACACAACTGGATAACCGTGGCCTGATCGACGCCGAGACCACTCGCCTGGGCACCGCAACCCTGAACAACCTTGGCACCGGGCGCATCTACGGTGATCAACTGGCGATTGCCGCCGGCACGCTCAACAACACCCTCGAAGGCGCATCGGCCGCGACCATTGCCGCACGCAACCGCCTGGACATCGGCGCGCAGGTCCTCAACAACCGCGAACACGGGCTGATTTTCAGCACTGGCAACCTGTTCATCGGCGGTGCACTGGATGCCAACGACCAGGCCAGCGGCCAGGCGCAGGTGTTGAACAACGCCAGTGCCACCGTCGAAGCGCTGGGCAGCCTGACTGTCAACGCCAGGCAGATCAACAACACCAACGAACACTTCGCCACCCAGCAAGTGCAGGTGTCCACCCAGGCGTTGCAGGAATACCTGCTGTCGGGCTCGACCAACCGCTACCTGCCGGGGCAGATCTCGCTGTACAACGACGAGGTGCTGCACCTCGTCACCCCGGAAGGCTACGGCACGCGCTGGAACCGCTATGACTACACCCGCACCGTCACCCAGACGCAGATCGTCGCTTCGGACCCGGCGCAAATGCTCGCCGGCGGCAATATCAACCTGATTGCCGACCAGGTGTACAACGACAAGAGCCGGATCATCGCCGGCCAGGCGTTGAACGCCAGCGTCGGTTCGGTAATCAACACCGAATTGAGCGGCCAGAAAGTCACGTCCGACAGCGGCACTTTGTCCAGCTACTACCGCATCCAGCGCAAAGGTCGTGACCGCCAGGGCCTGAACGTCACGGCCTATACCCCGGCGCCGTTGATCGAGCAGATCTCGCTGACGCCGACCGTCTTTACCGAGTACGCGGCCATCAACGGCACGGGCACCCAGGTCGGCGCGCTGGTGCTGGCCAAGGTCACCGACAGCGCGGCGGGTACCGGTGACCTGGCCGGTGCCGGGCGCACCTATGCGGTCAGCCCGATCAGCCAGGTGCAGGCGCTGACCCAACAGAACGCGACCGGCGCGGTGGAGCAGATCCGTACCGGCGGTTTCAACCCGGACCTGCCCAACAGCAGCCTGTACCAGATCAACCCGAACAGCACCGCCGGTTACCTGGTGGAGACCGACCCGCGGTTTGCCAACTACGGCAAGTGGCTGTCGTCGGACTACATGCTCGAACGCCTGAACCTTGACCCGGCGGGCACTCAGCAACGCCTGGGCGACGGGTTCTACGAGCAGAAGCTGATCCGCGAACAAGTCGCGCAGCTCACCGGGCGCCGGTTTGTCGACGGCTATGCCAGCGACGAAGCGCAATACCGCGGCATGATCGACAGCGCCGTGACCCTGGCCGACCAGTGGAAACTGATCCCGGGCGTGGCGCTGACCGCCGAGCAAATGGCGCAGTTGACCAGCGACATCGTGTGGCTGGTGTCCAAGGACGTCACCCTGGCCAGCGGCGAAGTGCGCCAGGTGCTGGTACCGCAGGTGTATGTGCGGGTTCGCGAAGGCGATGTGGATGGCTCGGGCGCGTTGATGGCCGGGCGCACCCTGAACCTGGATGTACGCGGTGACCTGGTCAACTCGGGCAGCCTGGCCGGGCGCGACGGTGTGACCATCAGCGTGCAGAACCTCGACAACCTCGGCGGGCGCATCCAGGGCAACGACGTGTCGCTCAATGCCAGCCAGGACCTGAACAACATCGGTGGCCTGATCAGCGCCAACAGTCGCCTGGCGTTGAGCGCCGGCAATGACATCAACGTGCGTTCGATCACCACCGACAGCACCAGCGAGCAGGGCATCCGCACCGCGTTGTCGCGGGTGGCCGGGCTGTACGTGTCGGCCCCGGCGGCGAACCTGATTGCCACGGCGGGCCATGACATCAACCTGCAAGCGGCCCAGGTCAGCAACACGGGCGTCGGCGGCAAGACCGCGCTGGTGGCGGGCAACGACATCACCTTGAGCACGCTCAAAGAGTCCTATACCCAGGCCAACCAGTGGGACGGCGACAACTGGCGCAAGGAAGCCGGGCGCAATGAGGTCGGCAGTTCGGTACAAGCCAACGGCGACATTCGCCTGGGCGCCGGGCGTGACGTGCAGGCACGCGGTGCGCTGGTCAACAGTGACGCCGGCGCGGTGTCGGTCAGCGCGCTGCGCGACATCAACGTCGAGGCCAGCGAGCGCTTCAACAGTGCGGACGAGGCGCACAAGGTCAAGGGCAGCAACGGCATGTTCTCCAGCAAGACCACCACCACCCGCGACACGGTGGCCCAGACCACCGCGCAAGGCTCGACGTTCAGCGGCGAGCAGACGGTGATGCAGGCGGGCAACAACATCACCCTCACCGGCAGCAACGTGGTCTCGACCTCGGGCACGGCGCTGGTGGCGGGCAATGACATCAAGGTGTTGGCGGCCACTGAGACCCTCGACGAAAAACACACCAAGGACGTGAAGACCAGCGGCATGTTCAGTGGCGGCGCGATTGCCGTCACCATCGGCTCGCAGCAGCAGACCAACAAGGACAGCAGCCAACAGACCACGGCCGCTGCCAGCAGCGTCGGGTCCACCGACGGCAATGTGCTGATCAGCGCGGGCGGCGAATACCGCCAGGTTGGCAGCAATGTGAGTGCGCCCAAGGGCGATGTGTCGATTGACGCATCCGAGGTCAATATCCTCGAAGCGCGCAATCTCGCCGCGCAGCAACAGGAGCAGCGCTTCAAGCAGACCGGCGTGAGCCTGACCCTGACCAACCCCATCGTGAACGCGGTGCAAACCGGCCAGCGCATGAACAAGGCCGCCGATCGCACCGACGACAAGCGCATGAAAGCCCTCGCCGCGCTGAACACCGCCTGGGCCGCCAGCGAAGCCCATACCCAGGTGATGGCCGACCCGGCAGCGGCGGGCGGGATCAACTTGAGCATCGCCTTGGGCATGAACAAGAGCGAGAACAAAAGCGAGCAGACTTCCAACACAGCGGCCGGCTCGACGGTAGCGGCGGGGCACGATGTGTCGATTGTGGCCACGGGCGGCAAGCGCAACAACGACCTGACCGTGCAGGGCAGCCAGATCACTGCCGGCAACGATGCGTTGCTCAAGGCCGACGGCAATATCCTGCTGGCGGGTGCGCAGAACACCATCGAGCAGCACAGCACCAACAAAAGCGTGAACGGCAGCCTGGGGATTGGGATCTCTTTCGGCAGCGAGAAAAACGGCCTGAGTTTCAACGCTTCAGCCTCCCAGAGCCGTGGCAATGCCGATGGCAACGACTTGGTCTGGAGCAACACCCACGTGACAGCGGGCAACCAGGCCAGCCTGATCTCCGGCAAGGACACCACCCTGCGCGGTGCAGTGGTCTCGGCCGACAAGGTCAAGGCCGACGTCGGCGGCGACTTGAATATCGAGAGCCTGCAAGACACCAGCACATTTGCCTCCGAGCAGAAGAGCATGAGTGCCGGCATCAGCATCTGCATCCCGCCGGTCTGCGCTGGCGCGGCGACGGCCAGCTTCAGCTCGAGCAACACCAAGCAGAAGTCCAACTTTGCCAGCGTCATCGAGCAATCGGGCATTCGCGCCGGCGACGGTGGTTTCGACCTCAACGTACGCGGCAACACCGGCCTCAAGGGCGGCGTGATTTCCAGCACCGACAAGGCCATCGCCGACGGCAAGAACAGCCTGACCACCGGCACGCTGACCGTGGCCGACATCCACAACACCTCCGAAGCCAGCGTCAAGACGTCAGGGGTGGAGCTCAGTTCGGACATGCTCGACGGCAAGCTCGGCACGGCCAAGGCGCTGCTCGCCAACAGCCTCGCCAACGGCTCGGACTCCGACTCCGCCGCCAGCGACACCCGCAGCGCCATCAGCGCCGGCACCCTGGTCATCACCAATGCCGAGCGCCAGCGCGTGGTCGCCGGCATGAGCGTCGACCAGACGATTGCCAACCTCAACCGCAATACCGAGGCTGCCCATGCTGCCGTGGAGCGTCTGGACGTGGCGGAAATGGGGCGCAAGGTCGAGGCTGAGCAAGAGATCAAGCGTGAGTTCTACAACCAGGTGTCGCTGCTGGCGGATGAGGCGTATCGCAAGATCTTCCTTGAGAAGGCGCGGGTGTATGAGGTGTTGAAGGATGAGAATGGCAAGGCGCTGCTGCTCGATGGCAAGAAGGTTCAGTACCGCGAGTTGAGCGACGAAGAAAAGCAGCACCTCAAGCCTGGCCCGGACGGCAAGGTACATATCGCCAACAACGGCATTTTCAACGACGCCGACGGTGCCGCCAAATATGCCGAGCAACACAGTTCGGCCGACACTGGGCCGCAGTATCTGATCCATTTCGAGAAGGCCAACAACTTCACGTCGGAGTTGATGATCGCGGCGTATCAGAAGAACCTGGAAAACGATTTCTGGGGCCTGTCCAACGCGACGGTGCAGACCAAGGAATACATGGTCCAGTTCGGTCAGAGCGGGTTGCATATCGACGGGCATAGCCGTGGCACCATGACCACGGGCAATGCCATGGAGTCGTTGGTACGTGATCAAGCGAACGTTGGGCTGTTGGGTGATACATCGATGAACTTCTTCGGGGCGGCGTATGGGGTGAAAAAGGCCGATACGCTATTGGGGATATTGCAGGACCGTACAAAAATCACCTCGGCGGAACAGCGCGACGGGTTGATCTTGAAGTATCAGAACCATGACTTCGACCCCGTTGCCCGCACACCGGGCGTAGGGTTCAACCCGGGGACTGGCGGCAACATTCCCGATGGCAGTAATCGCTTGTGGGAGTGGTTGAAGGTATTTGGTGCTGAGAACACCGTGCATAACTGCTACGCCAATGGCGGAGAAGCGTGCCGCAAATACTGGAGCCACTCCCCCACGGGCAAGCCAGAGTTCGTCAAGGTCCCGCAATCATGA